In Streptomyces sp. RFCAC02, the following proteins share a genomic window:
- a CDS encoding aminoglycoside phosphotransferase family protein encodes MPEPTHVPPPVLAAAGIDPESVAAYEPLGGGTYNTVHRIRLADGTRLVLKRPPAPHRPRMTYEDGLIAAEAVFFREAAAHGAATVPRVVSADDDHLLMTELPGAPWFRPDDAPAPVPAALRPRLRYELGAAVARLHAVTGSRWGYPGGAVPAAADWTGTFGGMLAALLADADRYDAPLPVATDRVRELAAAASPALAEVTVPALVHFDLWEGNILLDGEGLSGLIDGERMFWGDPLAEFASLTLLSAPEPDDALIAGYASEGGRTDFDAPARARMAFYRAYLYLIMLVESVPRAYPPERTAYTVERVTPHLTAALDVLADFAGTGS; translated from the coding sequence ATGCCTGAGCCGACGCACGTCCCGCCGCCCGTCCTGGCCGCGGCGGGCATCGACCCGGAGTCCGTGGCCGCGTACGAGCCGCTCGGCGGCGGCACGTACAACACGGTCCACCGCATACGCCTGGCCGACGGCACCCGCCTCGTCCTGAAGCGACCGCCCGCGCCCCACCGGCCGCGCATGACGTACGAGGACGGGCTCATCGCGGCCGAGGCCGTCTTCTTCCGCGAGGCGGCGGCGCACGGCGCGGCGACCGTGCCGCGCGTCGTGTCGGCCGACGACGACCACCTGCTGATGACGGAGCTGCCCGGCGCGCCGTGGTTCCGGCCGGACGACGCGCCGGCGCCCGTACCGGCCGCGCTCCGCCCGCGTCTGCGGTACGAGCTGGGCGCAGCCGTGGCCCGGCTGCACGCCGTCACCGGCAGCCGCTGGGGCTACCCGGGCGGTGCCGTTCCCGCGGCGGCGGACTGGACGGGGACGTTCGGCGGCATGCTGGCGGCGCTGCTGGCCGACGCGGACCGCTACGACGCGCCGCTCCCCGTGGCCACCGACCGGGTGCGGGAGCTGGCGGCGGCGGCCTCGCCGGCGCTCGCGGAGGTCACGGTGCCGGCGCTCGTCCACTTCGACCTGTGGGAGGGCAACATCCTGCTGGACGGGGAGGGGCTGAGCGGTCTCATCGACGGTGAGCGGATGTTCTGGGGCGATCCGCTGGCCGAGTTCGCGTCCCTCACGCTGCTGTCCGCGCCCGAGCCCGACGACGCCCTCATCGCGGGGTACGCGTCCGAGGGCGGCCGCACGGACTTCGACGCCCCGGCGCGCGCCCGGATGGCGTTCTACCGCGCCTACCTCTACCTGATCATGCTGGTCGAGAGCGTCCCCCGCGCGTACCCGCCCGAGCGGACGGCGTACACCGTGGAGCGGGTGACGCCCCATCTGACGGCCGCTCTCGACGTGCTGGCCGACTTCGCCGGCACCGGCTCCTGA
- the thrC gene encoding threonine synthase, whose translation MSVLTESDQSPAATVDLGPAAALSCRECGERFPLAPIFACSSCFGPLEIAYDLPTGDPEGLRRRIEAGPKNIWRYAPLLPVPADVADKPNLNPGFTQLIRADRLAAELGVTGGLYVKDDSGNPTHSFKDRVVAQALEAARAFGFTTLSCSSTGNLAGAVGAAAARAGLRSCVFIPHDLEAGKVVMAAVYGGQVVAIDGTYDDVNRFCSELIGDPLGEGWGFVNVNLRPYYGEGSKTLAFEICEQLGWRLPDQIVIPIASGSQLTKIDKGLKELIEVGLVEDRPYRIFGAQAEGCSPVARAWREGRDVVRPVKPDTIAKSLAIGNPADGPYVLDIARRTGGAVESVTDEEIVSAVKLLARTEGVFTETAGGVTLGVTRKLIEAGVLDPALTTVVVNTGDGLKTLDAVAPTTGPTATIRPSLDAFREAGLA comes from the coding sequence ATGTCCGTGCTGACCGAATCCGATCAGTCACCCGCCGCCACCGTCGATCTCGGACCCGCCGCGGCGCTGTCCTGCCGGGAGTGCGGGGAACGTTTCCCCCTCGCGCCCATCTTCGCGTGCTCCTCCTGTTTCGGCCCCCTGGAGATCGCCTACGACCTCCCCACGGGGGACCCCGAGGGCCTGCGCCGCCGCATCGAGGCCGGGCCGAAGAACATCTGGCGCTACGCGCCGCTGCTGCCCGTCCCCGCCGACGTGGCCGACAAGCCGAACCTCAACCCCGGCTTCACCCAGCTCATCAGGGCGGACCGGCTCGCCGCCGAGCTCGGCGTCACGGGCGGCCTGTACGTGAAGGACGACTCGGGCAACCCGACGCACTCCTTCAAGGACCGCGTCGTCGCCCAGGCCCTGGAGGCCGCCCGCGCCTTCGGCTTCACCACGCTGTCCTGCTCCTCCACCGGCAACCTGGCGGGCGCCGTCGGCGCCGCCGCCGCGCGGGCCGGCCTGCGCTCCTGCGTCTTCATCCCGCACGACCTGGAGGCGGGCAAGGTCGTCATGGCCGCGGTCTACGGCGGCCAGGTGGTCGCCATCGACGGCACCTACGACGACGTGAACCGTTTCTGCAGCGAGCTGATCGGCGACCCGCTCGGCGAGGGCTGGGGCTTCGTCAACGTCAACCTGCGCCCGTACTACGGCGAGGGCTCGAAGACCCTGGCGTTCGAGATCTGCGAGCAGCTCGGCTGGCGGCTGCCGGACCAGATCGTCATCCCCATCGCCTCGGGCTCGCAGCTCACCAAGATCGACAAGGGCCTCAAGGAGCTGATCGAGGTCGGACTCGTCGAGGACCGGCCGTACCGGATCTTCGGCGCCCAGGCCGAGGGCTGCTCCCCGGTGGCGCGCGCCTGGCGCGAGGGCCGCGACGTGGTGCGGCCGGTGAAGCCGGACACGATCGCCAAGTCCCTCGCCATCGGCAACCCGGCGGACGGCCCGTACGTCCTGGACATCGCCCGGCGCACGGGCGGGGCGGTCGAGTCCGTCACGGACGAGGAGATCGTCTCCGCCGTCAAGCTGCTGGCGCGGACCGAGGGCGTCTTCACGGAGACGGCGGGCGGCGTGACGCTGGGTGTGACCCGCAAGCTGATCGAGGCCGGCGTCCTCGACCCGGCGCTGACCACCGTCGTCGTGAACACCGGCGACGGCCTGAAGACCCTGGACGCGGTGGCGCCCACCACCGGTCCCACCGCGACCATCCGTCCGTCCCTGGACGCCTTCCGAGAGGCTGGCCTGGCATGA
- the groL gene encoding chaperonin GroEL (60 kDa chaperone family; promotes refolding of misfolded polypeptides especially under stressful conditions; forms two stacked rings of heptamers to form a barrel-shaped 14mer; ends can be capped by GroES; misfolded proteins enter the barrel where they are refolded when GroES binds) yields the protein MAKIIAFNEEARRGLERGMNQLADAVKVTLGPKGRNVVLEKKWGAPTITNDGVSIAKEIELEDSYEKIGAELVKEVAKKTDDVAGDGTTTATVLAQALVREGLRNVAAGANPMALKRGIEAAVEKVSEALLGQAKEVETKEQIASTASISAGDTQIGELIAEAMDKVGKEGVITVEESQTFGLELELTEGMRFDKGYISAYFATDMERMEAELEDPYILIVNSKVSNVKDLLPLLEKVMQSGKPLLIIAEDVEGEALSTLVVNKIRGTFKSVAVKAPGFGDRRKAMLGDIAILTGGQVISEEVGLKLENATLDLLGRARKVVITKDETTIVDGAGDSEQVQGRVNQIRAEIENSDSDYDREKLQERLAKLAGGVAVIKAGAATEVELKERKHRIEDAVRNAKAAVEEGIVAGGGVALLQAASVFDKLDLQGDEATGAAAVKLALEAPLKQIAVNAGLEGGVVVEKVRGLTPGHGLNAATGEYVDLLAEGIIDPAKVTRSALQNAASIAALFLTTEAVIADKPEKGGAGAGADAAGMGGGMDF from the coding sequence ATGGCCAAGATCATCGCGTTCAACGAGGAGGCGCGGCGCGGCCTCGAGCGCGGGATGAACCAGCTCGCCGACGCCGTCAAGGTCACGCTCGGCCCCAAGGGCCGGAACGTCGTCCTGGAGAAGAAGTGGGGCGCCCCCACCATCACCAACGACGGTGTGTCGATCGCCAAGGAGATCGAGCTCGAGGACTCCTACGAGAAGATCGGCGCCGAGCTGGTCAAGGAAGTTGCGAAGAAGACGGACGACGTGGCCGGTGACGGCACGACCACGGCGACCGTCCTGGCCCAGGCGCTGGTGCGCGAGGGCCTGCGCAACGTCGCGGCCGGCGCGAACCCGATGGCCCTGAAGCGGGGCATCGAGGCCGCCGTGGAGAAGGTCTCCGAGGCCCTGCTCGGCCAGGCCAAGGAGGTCGAGACCAAGGAGCAGATCGCCTCCACCGCCTCCATCTCCGCCGGTGACACGCAGATCGGCGAGCTGATCGCCGAGGCGATGGACAAGGTCGGCAAGGAAGGCGTCATCACCGTCGAGGAGTCGCAGACCTTCGGGCTCGAGCTGGAGCTCACCGAGGGCATGCGCTTCGACAAGGGCTACATCTCCGCCTACTTCGCGACCGACATGGAGCGCATGGAGGCCGAGCTCGAGGACCCCTACATCCTCATCGTCAACTCCAAGGTCAGCAACGTGAAGGACCTCCTTCCGCTGCTGGAGAAGGTCATGCAGTCCGGCAAGCCGCTGCTGATCATCGCCGAGGACGTCGAGGGCGAGGCCCTGTCCACGCTGGTCGTCAACAAGATCCGCGGCACCTTCAAGTCCGTCGCCGTCAAGGCCCCGGGCTTCGGCGACCGCCGCAAGGCCATGCTGGGCGACATCGCGATCCTCACCGGCGGCCAGGTCATCTCCGAGGAGGTCGGCCTCAAGCTGGAGAACGCGACCCTCGACCTGCTGGGCCGCGCCCGCAAGGTCGTCATCACCAAGGACGAGACCACCATCGTCGACGGTGCCGGCGACAGCGAGCAGGTCCAGGGCCGGGTCAACCAGATCCGCGCCGAGATCGAGAACTCCGACTCGGACTACGACCGCGAGAAGCTCCAGGAGCGCCTCGCGAAGCTGGCCGGCGGCGTGGCCGTCATCAAGGCCGGTGCCGCGACCGAGGTCGAGCTGAAGGAGCGCAAGCACCGCATCGAGGACGCGGTGCGCAACGCGAAGGCCGCCGTCGAGGAGGGCATCGTCGCCGGCGGTGGCGTGGCCCTGCTGCAGGCCGCCTCGGTCTTCGACAAGCTGGACCTGCAGGGCGACGAGGCCACCGGTGCCGCCGCCGTCAAGCTGGCCCTGGAGGCCCCGCTGAAGCAGATCGCCGTGAACGCCGGCCTCGAGGGCGGCGTCGTGGTCGAGAAGGTGCGCGGCCTGACCCCGGGTCACGGCCTGAACGCCGCGACCGGCGAGTACGTCGACCTGCTGGCCGAGGGCATCATCGACCCGGCCAAGGTGACCCGCTCCGCGCTGCAGAACGCCGCCTCCATCGCGGCCCTGTTCCTCACCACGGAGGCCGTCATCGCCGACAAGCCGGAGAAGGGCGGCGCCGGTGCCGGCGCCGACGCGGCCGGCATGGGCGGCGGCATGGACTTCTGA
- a CDS encoding MurR/RpiR family transcriptional regulator produces the protein MKENFARRAGRPRPVPVAPRPAPPEPGALAAKVRTMAPSMTRSMQRVAETVAGDPAGCAALTVTGLAERTGTSEATVVRTARLLGYPGYRDLRLALAGLAAQQASGAAPAVTADISVDDPLGDVVAKLAQDERQTLTDTAGALDVAQLEAAVGALAAARRVDVYGAGASSLVAQDLAQKLLRIGLVAHAHADPHLAVTGAVQLRTGDVAVAVTHSGSTVDVIEPLQVAFDRGATTVAITGRPDSVVTQYADHVLTTSTARESELRPAAMSSRTSQLLVVDCLFIGVAQRTYESAAPALHASYEALAHRHAPRER, from the coding sequence ATGAAGGAAAATTTCGCCCGCCGGGCCGGCCGCCCGCGGCCCGTCCCCGTCGCGCCCCGCCCCGCGCCGCCCGAACCGGGCGCGCTCGCCGCCAAGGTCCGCACCATGGCCCCGTCCATGACCCGCTCCATGCAGCGCGTCGCCGAGACGGTCGCCGGCGACCCCGCGGGCTGCGCCGCCCTCACCGTGACCGGCCTCGCCGAGCGCACCGGCACCAGCGAGGCCACCGTCGTCCGCACGGCCCGCCTCCTCGGCTACCCGGGCTACCGCGACCTGCGCCTCGCCCTCGCCGGCCTCGCCGCGCAGCAGGCGTCCGGCGCCGCCCCCGCCGTCACGGCCGACATCTCCGTCGACGACCCGCTCGGCGACGTCGTCGCCAAGCTCGCGCAGGACGAGCGCCAGACCCTCACCGACACCGCGGGCGCCCTGGACGTGGCCCAGCTCGAAGCGGCCGTCGGCGCCCTGGCCGCCGCCCGCCGCGTCGACGTGTACGGCGCCGGCGCGTCCTCGCTCGTCGCCCAGGACCTCGCGCAGAAGCTCCTGCGCATCGGGCTCGTGGCCCACGCCCACGCCGACCCGCACCTCGCCGTCACGGGCGCGGTGCAGCTCCGCACCGGGGACGTGGCCGTCGCCGTCACCCATTCCGGGAGCACGGTCGACGTCATCGAGCCGCTCCAGGTCGCGTTCGACCGCGGGGCGACGACCGTGGCGATCACCGGGCGGCCCGACTCCGTCGTCACCCAGTACGCCGACCACGTCCTGACCACGTCCACGGCCAGGGAGAGCGAGCTGCGGCCGGCCGCCATGTCGAGCCGGACGAGCCAGCTCCTCGTCGTCGACTGCCTGTTCATCGGCGTCGCGCAGCGCACCTACGAGTCGGCCGCGCCCGCCCTGCACGCGAGCTACGAGGCCCTGGCCCACCGGCACGCCCCCCGCGAACGCTGA
- a CDS encoding MoaD/ThiS family protein yields MSVTVRIPTILRTYTGGRSEVPAEGATLREVLSDLDRSHSGIAGRVLDDEGRLRRFVNVYVNDDDVRFAEGLDTATPDGTGISIIPAVAGGC; encoded by the coding sequence ATGAGTGTCACCGTCCGTATCCCCACGATCCTCCGCACCTACACCGGCGGCCGGTCCGAGGTGCCCGCCGAGGGCGCGACGCTGCGCGAGGTGCTGTCCGACCTCGACCGCAGCCACAGCGGCATCGCCGGCCGGGTCTTGGACGACGAGGGCAGGCTCCGCCGTTTCGTGAACGTGTACGTGAACGACGACGACGTCCGGTTCGCCGAGGGCCTGGACACGGCGACACCGGACGGCACGGGGATCTCGATCATCCCGGCCGTCGCCGGCGGCTGCTGA
- the murQ gene encoding N-acetylmuramic acid 6-phosphate etherase — MSTDFETLTTEAYRPELADIDRQPTLDIVRLMHAEDARVPAAVAGQLPRIADAIDAVADRMARGGRLLYLGAGTAGRLGVLDASECPPTFNTAPGEVVGLIAGGPAAMVAAVEGAEDSAELAAADLDAVGLTADDAVVGVSASGRTPYAVGAVTHARARGALTIGLACNAGSPLAAAAEHGIEVVTGPELIAGSTRLKAGTAQKLVLNMISTVSMIRLGKTYGNLMVDVRASNEKLRARSRRIVQLATGAPPEEVEQALGATDGEVKNAILTILGDVDAGTADRLLTQAHGHLRAALKAAAHA, encoded by the coding sequence ATGTCCACCGACTTCGAGACGCTGACCACCGAGGCGTACCGTCCGGAACTGGCCGACATCGACCGGCAGCCCACCCTCGACATCGTCCGCCTGATGCACGCCGAGGACGCCCGCGTCCCGGCCGCCGTGGCCGGTCAGCTCCCCCGGATCGCCGACGCCATCGACGCCGTCGCCGACCGCATGGCGCGCGGCGGCCGCCTGCTCTACCTGGGCGCCGGCACGGCCGGCCGGCTCGGTGTGCTCGACGCCAGCGAGTGCCCGCCCACGTTCAACACCGCGCCCGGCGAGGTCGTCGGCCTCATCGCCGGCGGCCCGGCCGCGATGGTGGCGGCGGTCGAGGGCGCCGAGGACAGCGCCGAGCTGGCCGCCGCCGACCTGGACGCCGTCGGCCTGACGGCTGACGACGCGGTCGTCGGCGTGTCCGCGTCCGGCCGCACCCCGTACGCGGTCGGCGCCGTCACGCACGCCCGGGCCCGCGGCGCCCTCACGATCGGCCTGGCGTGCAACGCGGGCTCCCCGCTGGCCGCGGCGGCCGAGCACGGCATCGAGGTCGTCACCGGCCCCGAGCTGATCGCGGGCTCCACCCGGCTGAAGGCCGGCACCGCCCAGAAGCTCGTCCTCAACATGATCTCGACCGTCAGCATGATCCGCCTCGGCAAGACCTACGGGAACCTGATGGTCGACGTGCGCGCGTCCAACGAGAAGCTGCGTGCCCGCTCCCGCCGCATCGTCCAGCTCGCCACCGGCGCCCCGCCCGAGGAGGTCGAGCAGGCCCTCGGCGCCACCGACGGCGAGGTCAAGAACGCCATCCTCACCATCCTGGGCGACGTGGACGCCGGCACGGCCGACCGGCTCCTCACCCAGGCGCACGGCCACCTGCGGGCCGCGCTCAAGGCGGCCGCCCATGCCTGA
- a CDS encoding DUF4031 domain-containing protein, which translates to MTVYIDPPAWPGHGRLWSHLVSDVSYDELHAFAARLGSPPRAFERDHYDVPAERYADALRLGAVPVRSRELVERLYAAGLRRRKSGTRPGGRGSGP; encoded by the coding sequence ATGACCGTCTACATCGACCCGCCCGCCTGGCCGGGCCACGGGCGGCTGTGGTCCCACCTGGTGAGCGACGTGTCGTACGACGAGCTGCACGCGTTCGCGGCGCGGCTCGGCTCGCCGCCCCGCGCGTTCGAGCGGGACCACTACGACGTCCCGGCCGAGCGGTACGCCGACGCGCTGCGCCTCGGCGCCGTCCCGGTCCGCTCCCGCGAACTGGTCGAACGCCTGTACGCGGCGGGCCTGCGCCGCCGCAAGAGCGGCACCCGGCCGGGTGGCAGGGGGAGCGGGCCGTAG
- a CDS encoding cold-shock protein — translation MAQGTVKWFNAEKGYGFIAVDGGADVFVHYSAIQMDGYRTLEEGQRVEFEISQGQKGPQADMVRVSA, via the coding sequence ATGGCTCAGGGCACCGTCAAGTGGTTCAACGCGGAGAAGGGCTACGGCTTCATCGCGGTAGACGGTGGTGCGGACGTCTTCGTGCACTACAGCGCGATCCAGATGGACGGCTACCGCACCCTTGAGGAAGGACAGCGGGTCGAGTTCGAGATCTCGCAGGGCCAGAAGGGGCCGCAGGCCGACATGGTCCGGGTGAGCGCCTGA